The proteins below come from a single Pristiophorus japonicus isolate sPriJap1 chromosome 26, sPriJap1.hap1, whole genome shotgun sequence genomic window:
- the LOC139239200 gene encoding SERTA domain-containing protein 1-like, which translates to MAAVRFSLGKGVKRKRGADDGGRTGPEERAPQAFRCGTLLDLSLLKLHQSCELAESNLRRSVLIANALRRLQAEICRESGLQPPLPADRPAPGPAPGAETPDLNNNLPATPGPAPPPFSLLSGNDSSLASAISVILQDLDFVEDLSPRHPPGTQPCPEDDHLLPPTPADPAPPDSTFGVTDSADFLVDGTLDAIFEDIDTSMYDPQLGLGLSAGAWGLAKAPPSPAKAHSSRTEFTELENLMDLLVG; encoded by the exons ATGGCTGCCGTCAG GTTCTCGTTGGGCAAGGGGGTGAAGCGGAAACGGGGCGCGGACGATGGCGGCCGGACGGGGCCGGAGGAGCGCGCCCCGCAGGCCTTCCGGTGCGGCACACTGCTGGATCTCTCGCTCCTCAAGCTGCACCAGAGCTGCGAGCTGGCCGAGAGCAACCTGCGGCGCTCGGTGCTCATCGCCAACGCACTGCGCCGGCTGCAGGCCGAGATCTGCCGGGAGAGCGGGCTCCAGCCGCCGCTGCCCGCCGACCGGCCCGCGCCCGGCCCGGCCCCGGGCGCGGAGACCCCCGACCTGAACAATAACCTGCCTGCGACCCCCGGCCCGGCCCCgccgcccttctccctcctctcgggCAACGACAGCTCCCTCGCCTCCGCCATCTCCGTCATCCTCCAGGACCTGGACTTTGTGGAGGACCTCAGCCCCCGCCACCCGCCCGGCACCCAGCCGTGCCCCGAAGACGACCACCTCCTGCCCCCGACCCCCGCCGATCCCGCGCCCCCCGACTCCACCTTCGGGGTCACCGACTCGGCCGACTTCCTGGTGGACGGCACCCTGGACGCCATCTTCGAGGACATCGACACCTCCATGTACGACCCCCAGCTGGGCCTGGGCTTGTCCGCCGGGGCCTGGGGCCTGGCCAAGGCCCCACCCAGTCCCGCCAAGGCCCACAGCAGTCGGACGGAGTTCACCGAGCTGGAGAATCTGATGGACCTCCTTGTTGGCTGA